The following proteins are co-located in the Arctopsyche grandis isolate Sample6627 chromosome 3, ASM5162203v2, whole genome shotgun sequence genome:
- the salm gene encoding spalt major isoform X2, with protein MIQFGTIKYGIQFRASGRDKHRPHPRGESSGSGSEEELVRSNIELPGYMQHQVPQECDEQPLVDSMGEEPMPSDPEDMVVSGDEDMDEPEGDGDGEASSEVGGKRLEQVRRHRQDAENNNSLEESEAGTPLIPQLPFPFPAASHVTLEALQNTKVAVAQFAATTMANNSDNEAALQELAVLQSTLFTLQHQQVFQLQLIQQLQNQLSLNRPNESGPVTPPAVEARVPTAPPRIPIPRLPTPSPPKTQIPTREPTPVRFEPPPVTLPASQPVPPTHSQPHSQPHSQPHSQPLSQPPVKQELISIPKPPTPSPPMLHNHIPYSSISSALASTIITNNDPPSLNEPNTLEMLQKRAQEVLDNASQGLLANNLADELAFRKSGKMSPYDGKSGGRNEPFFKHRCRYCGKVFGSDSALQIHIRSHTGERPFKCNVCGSRFTTKGNLKVHFQRHTAKFPHVKMNPNPIPEHLDKYHPPLLAQLSPGPMPGMPTHPLPYSAGASPFPAGAPSFPAALPMYRPLPPRTLSDKPTPLHPLFSLRDEQDLPADLSKPAPSHSPLRIPSEERFKKEPSEEEHIRDRSFDDSERVTPKQEPDTDRESPDVDREQERYPSPSPYDECSMDSKYSSEDMQGQDSPNEKHDPDQPENLSSKTSSVTGPFSIPTGHRVPIPFLPNASPPSSASSGSLSMFHTSGLPGLIDMDPTKDPIIYNSLLPRPGSNDNSWESLIEVTKTSETSKLQQLVDNIEHKLTDPNQCVICQRVLSCKSALQMHYRTHTGERPFRCRICGRAFTTKGNLKTHMGVHRMKPPMRVLHQCPVCHKKFTNALVLQQHIRLHTGEPTDLTPEQIQAAEIKDLPSGPVPFLSQGFPAPMPGFLNFRESDQDSKDGDFSNDEFMEQDDYDEDSGHLDLGESGESTMPTFTASLAALENQVRTITTMASQHPPSNVSTSPESSYRERASPQGIRTPSSPSLQQQQQQLQQQLQQQLQQQQHQQPPGQHLSPLVGLSLLGVPGARSPLGGAVFNPLGLPLGPAVRGNTTCNICYKTFACHSALEIHYRSHTKERPFKCTVCDRGFSTKSSGGGCLCQGRSSAQRRPSKPQSATALNHWSPFSFPGNMKQHMLTHKIRDVSSEGGDSEPPEPPPKRAPPDPDLPLPKRPSSTYGYTHVVERGVATRTPHVPGASSASTSSQPPGLGLPAATSRSLLPVSAGPIP; from the exons ATGATCCAGTTCGGCACCATCAAGTATGGCATTCAGTTCAGGGCCAGCGGCAGAGATAAGCATCGTCCGCATCCCAGAG GAGAGAGTTCCGGCTCTGGGTCTGAAGAAGAATTGGTCAGATCGAATATCGAATTGCCCGGCTACATGCAGCACCAGGTGCCTCAAGAGTGCGACGAGCAACCCCTTGTCGACAGTATGGGTGAGGAACCCATGCCCTCCGACCCCGAGGACATGGTCGTATCAGGAGACGAAGACATGGATGAACCTGAGGGTGATGGCGATGGAGAGGCTAGCAGTGAAGTTGGTGGCAAACGGTTGGAGCAAGTTCGTCGCCATCGACAGGACGCAGAGAATAACAACAGCCTCGAGGAGAGCGAAGCGGGCACCCCGCTCATCCCGCAACTCCCATTCCCATTCCCAGCAGCGAGCCACGTTACCCTCGAAGCTCTCCAAAACACAAAAGTGGCGGTGGCGCAATTCGCCGCCACAACGATGGCCAACAACTCCGACAACGAGGCGGCCCTTCAAGAACTTGCTGTGCTTCAAAGCACCCTATTTACCCTGCAACATCAGCAAGTGTTTCAACTGCAACTGATACAACAGCTGCAGAATCAACTATCATTGAATCGACCAAATGAGAGCGGTCCCGTAACACCGCCAGCGGTCGAAGCTCGTGTACCCACAGCACCCCCAAGAATACCCATTCCCAGATTACCCACGCCATCACCACCCAAGACGCAAATACCGACCCGCGAACCCACACCCGTCCGATTTGAGCCGCCCCCCGTGACTCTTCCAGCCTCTCAACCCGTCCCACCCACCCACAGTCAACCCCACAGCCAACCCCATAGCCAACCCCACAGCCAACCCCTCAGCCAACCCCCTGTCAAGCAGGAGTTGATATCTATTCCTAAGCCACCAACACCCTCTCCTCCGATGCTCCATAATCATATACCTTACAGTTCTATATCGTCAGCGTTGGCGTCTACAATCATCACGAACAATGATCCGCCTTCGTTAAATGAACCCAACACTCTCGAGATGCTGCAGAAGCGGGCGCAAGAAGTGCTTGATAACGCGTCGCAAGGGCTGCTGGCGAACAACCTCGCTGACGAACTGGCTTTCCGGAAGTCTGGAAAGATGTCACCGTACGATGGAAAATCCGGAGGTCGCAACGAGCCGTTCTTCAAGCACAGATGCCGCTACTGCGGCAAGGTGTTTGGCAGCGATTCTGCCCTGCAGATTCACATCCGCTCGCACACAGGTGAACGCCCCTTTAAGTGTAACGTGTGCGGTTCCCGCTTCACCACCAAGGGTAACCTGAAAGTGCATTTCCAACGGCACACGGCCAAGTTCCCGCACGTTAAGATGAACCCGAACCCTATCCCCGAACACTTAGATAAATACCATCCTCCTCTTTTAGCCCAGTTGTCTCCAGGGCCGATGCCCGGCATGCCCACACACCCGCTTCCGTATTCGGCGGGGGCTTCGCCTTTTCCGGCGGGGGCTCCGTCGTTCCCGGCCGCACTCCCCATGTACCGACCCCTACCACCACGGACGCTCTCCGACAAACCCACGCCTCTACATCCCCTGTTTTCACTGCGCGACGAGCAAGACCTGCCGGCAGATCTGAGCAAGCCGGCGCCCTCGCACAGCCCCTTGAGAATACCGTCAGAGGAGCGCTTCAAGAAGGAGCCTTCTGAGGAAGAGCACATCCGTGACCGCAGTTTCGACGACAGCGAAAGAGTCACGCCGAAGCAGGAACCGGATACGGACCGCGAATCGCCAGACGTGGACCGCGAACAGGAGAGATATCCGTCGCCGTCTCCGTACGACGAATGCAGCATGGACTCCAAATACAGCAGCGAGGACATGCAGGGACAGGACAGTCCGAACGAGAAGCACGATCCGGACCAACCGGAAAACCTATCAAGTAAGACATCATCGGTAACGGGACCCTTTTCGATACCGACCGGGCATCGCGTGCCCATTCCCTTCCTCCCCAACGCATCCCCACCAAGTAGCGCATCCTCAGGAAGCCTATCCATGTTCCACACATCAGGTCTGCCCGGATTGATCGACATGGACCCGACCAAAGACCCAATTATATACAATTCCCTCCTGCCTAGACCAGGAAGCAACGACAACTCGTGGGAAAGCTTGATAGAAGTAACGAAAACCTCGGAAACGAGCAAGCTTCAACAGTTAGTAGAcaacattgaacacaaattaacAGATCCCAATCAGTGCGTAATCTGCCAAAGGGTGTTATCTTGCAAGAGCGCGTTGCAAATGCACTACAGAACACACACAGGAGAGAGACCTTTCAGGTGTAGAATATGCGGCAGAGCTTTCACCACAAAAGGTAACCTGAAAACTCACATGGGCGTACATAGGATGAAACCGCCGATGAGAGTGTTGCATCAGTGTCCCGTGTGTCACAAAAAGTTCACGAACGCTCTTGTACTGCAACAACACATACGCTTACACACCGGAGAACCGACTGATCTCACTCCGGAGCAGATACAAGcggccgaaatcaaagacttgcCATCGGGACCGGTGCCTTTTTTATCTCAAGGGTTCCCGGCACCGATGCCGGGATTTCTGAACTTCCGAGAGTCGGACCAAGACTCCAAAGATGGAGATTTCAGTAACGACGAGTTCATGGAGCAGGACGACTACGACGAAGATTCGGGCCATTTAGACTTGGGGGAGTCTGGAGAGTCGACGATGCCTACATTTACGGCTTCGTTGGCTGCTTTGGAGAACCAAGTGAGGACGATCACGACGATGGCGTCACAGCATCCCCCCTCGAACGTGAGCACCTCTCCGGAGAGCTCGTACAGAGAGAGGGCCTCTCCCCAAGGGATAAGGACGCCGTCGTCGCCGAGtttgcagcagcagcagcagcaactaCAACAGCAACTACAACAGCAACTACAACAGCAGCAGCACCAACAACCGCCTGGGCAGCACCTGTCTCCGCTGGTTGGACTGTCGCTGTTGGGGGTGCCGGGGGCGAGATCCCCACTAGGCGGTGCAGTTTTCAACCCCCTAGGCCTGCCGCTGGGCCCCGCAG TGAGGGGTAACACGACGTGTAACATTTGCTACAAGACATTCGCTTGCCATTCCGCTCTCGAGATCCACTATCGCAGCCACACCAAAGAGAGGCCGTTCAAATGCACCGTCTGCGACAGAGGCTTCTCCACGAAG AGCAGTGGCGGCGGCTGCTTGTGCCAGGGGCGAAGCAGTGCCCAAAGACGCCCCTCCAAGCCGCAGTCAGCCACTGCTTTGAACCATTGGAGCCCGTTCTCATTCCCG GGCAACATGAAGCAGCACATGCTGACCCACAAGATTCGCGACGTGTCGTCCGAAGGGGGCGACTCGGAGCCCCCAGAGCCGCCGCCGAAGCGCGCGCCCCCTGACCCTGACCTGCCGCTGCCGAAGAGGCCATCCA GTACATATGGGTACACACATGTGGTCGAACGGGGCGTCGCGACGCGGACGCCGCATGTCCCTGGAGCTTCCTCCGCGTCCACTTCCTCTCAGCCCCCAGGACTCGGACTTCCTGCAGCGACGTCCCGATCTCTTCTACCCGTATCTGCCGGCCCCATTCCTTAA
- the salm gene encoding spalt major isoform X1, producing the protein MIQFGTIKYGIQFRASGRDKHRPHPRGESSGSGSEEELVRSNIELPGYMQHQVPQECDEQPLVDSMGEEPMPSDPEDMVVSGDEDMDEPEGDGDGEASSEVGGKRLEQVRRHRQDAENNNSLEESEAGTPLIPQLPFPFPAASHVTLEALQNTKVAVAQFAATTMANNSDNEAALQELAVLQSTLFTLQHQQVFQLQLIQQLQNQLSLNRPNESGPVTPPAVEARVPTAPPRIPIPRLPTPSPPKTQIPTREPTPVRFEPPPVTLPASQPVPPTHSQPHSQPHSQPHSQPLSQPPVKQELISIPKPPTPSPPMLHNHIPYSSISSALASTIITNNDPPSLNEPNTLEMLQKRAQEVLDNASQGLLANNLADELAFRKSGKMSPYDGKSGGRNEPFFKHRCRYCGKVFGSDSALQIHIRSHTGERPFKCNVCGSRFTTKGNLKVHFQRHTAKFPHVKMNPNPIPEHLDKYHPPLLAQLSPGPMPGMPTHPLPYSAGASPFPAGAPSFPAALPMYRPLPPRTLSDKPTPLHPLFSLRDEQDLPADLSKPAPSHSPLRIPSEERFKKEPSEEEHIRDRSFDDSERVTPKQEPDTDRESPDVDREQERYPSPSPYDECSMDSKYSSEDMQGQDSPNEKHDPDQPENLSSKTSSVTGPFSIPTGHRVPIPFLPNASPPSSASSGSLSMFHTSGLPGLIDMDPTKDPIIYNSLLPRPGSNDNSWESLIEVTKTSETSKLQQLVDNIEHKLTDPNQCVICQRVLSCKSALQMHYRTHTGERPFRCRICGRAFTTKGNLKTHMGVHRMKPPMRVLHQCPVCHKKFTNALVLQQHIRLHTGEPTDLTPEQIQAAEIKDLPSGPVPFLSQGFPAPMPGFLNFRESDQDSKDGDFSNDEFMEQDDYDEDSGHLDLGESGESTMPTFTASLAALENQVRTITTMASQHPPSNVSTSPESSYRERASPQGIRTPSSPSLQQQQQQLQQQLQQQLQQQQHQQPPGQHLSPLVGLSLLGVPGARSPLGGAVFNPLGLPLGPAVRGNTTCNICYKTFACHSALEIHYRSHTKERPFKCTVCDRGFSTKSSGGGCLCQGRSSAQRRPSKPQSATALNHWSPFSFPGNMKQHMLTHKIRDVSSEGGDSEPPEPPPKRAPPDPDLPLPKRPSNGPPLGAPHAPPPLAAGPPPGAPPLSTKHLCGVCRKNFSSSSALQIHMRTHTGDKPFRCSVCQKAFTTKGNLKVHMGTHMWSNGASRRGRRMSLELPPRPLPLSPQDSDFLQRRPDLFYPYLPAPFLNGMQQKLNEISVIQQSGGQNGLTSPGGKFPGLLGFGPFPPPPPPLSQPASPLSDRQASSLGSPPPDRDGDERRRDLNERDAALLDERRRELAERDAALMELAERGRPPWELHYERNKSTEGGERMGGSPGGPLPLLGAPPRGEGLAA; encoded by the exons ATGATCCAGTTCGGCACCATCAAGTATGGCATTCAGTTCAGGGCCAGCGGCAGAGATAAGCATCGTCCGCATCCCAGAG GAGAGAGTTCCGGCTCTGGGTCTGAAGAAGAATTGGTCAGATCGAATATCGAATTGCCCGGCTACATGCAGCACCAGGTGCCTCAAGAGTGCGACGAGCAACCCCTTGTCGACAGTATGGGTGAGGAACCCATGCCCTCCGACCCCGAGGACATGGTCGTATCAGGAGACGAAGACATGGATGAACCTGAGGGTGATGGCGATGGAGAGGCTAGCAGTGAAGTTGGTGGCAAACGGTTGGAGCAAGTTCGTCGCCATCGACAGGACGCAGAGAATAACAACAGCCTCGAGGAGAGCGAAGCGGGCACCCCGCTCATCCCGCAACTCCCATTCCCATTCCCAGCAGCGAGCCACGTTACCCTCGAAGCTCTCCAAAACACAAAAGTGGCGGTGGCGCAATTCGCCGCCACAACGATGGCCAACAACTCCGACAACGAGGCGGCCCTTCAAGAACTTGCTGTGCTTCAAAGCACCCTATTTACCCTGCAACATCAGCAAGTGTTTCAACTGCAACTGATACAACAGCTGCAGAATCAACTATCATTGAATCGACCAAATGAGAGCGGTCCCGTAACACCGCCAGCGGTCGAAGCTCGTGTACCCACAGCACCCCCAAGAATACCCATTCCCAGATTACCCACGCCATCACCACCCAAGACGCAAATACCGACCCGCGAACCCACACCCGTCCGATTTGAGCCGCCCCCCGTGACTCTTCCAGCCTCTCAACCCGTCCCACCCACCCACAGTCAACCCCACAGCCAACCCCATAGCCAACCCCACAGCCAACCCCTCAGCCAACCCCCTGTCAAGCAGGAGTTGATATCTATTCCTAAGCCACCAACACCCTCTCCTCCGATGCTCCATAATCATATACCTTACAGTTCTATATCGTCAGCGTTGGCGTCTACAATCATCACGAACAATGATCCGCCTTCGTTAAATGAACCCAACACTCTCGAGATGCTGCAGAAGCGGGCGCAAGAAGTGCTTGATAACGCGTCGCAAGGGCTGCTGGCGAACAACCTCGCTGACGAACTGGCTTTCCGGAAGTCTGGAAAGATGTCACCGTACGATGGAAAATCCGGAGGTCGCAACGAGCCGTTCTTCAAGCACAGATGCCGCTACTGCGGCAAGGTGTTTGGCAGCGATTCTGCCCTGCAGATTCACATCCGCTCGCACACAGGTGAACGCCCCTTTAAGTGTAACGTGTGCGGTTCCCGCTTCACCACCAAGGGTAACCTGAAAGTGCATTTCCAACGGCACACGGCCAAGTTCCCGCACGTTAAGATGAACCCGAACCCTATCCCCGAACACTTAGATAAATACCATCCTCCTCTTTTAGCCCAGTTGTCTCCAGGGCCGATGCCCGGCATGCCCACACACCCGCTTCCGTATTCGGCGGGGGCTTCGCCTTTTCCGGCGGGGGCTCCGTCGTTCCCGGCCGCACTCCCCATGTACCGACCCCTACCACCACGGACGCTCTCCGACAAACCCACGCCTCTACATCCCCTGTTTTCACTGCGCGACGAGCAAGACCTGCCGGCAGATCTGAGCAAGCCGGCGCCCTCGCACAGCCCCTTGAGAATACCGTCAGAGGAGCGCTTCAAGAAGGAGCCTTCTGAGGAAGAGCACATCCGTGACCGCAGTTTCGACGACAGCGAAAGAGTCACGCCGAAGCAGGAACCGGATACGGACCGCGAATCGCCAGACGTGGACCGCGAACAGGAGAGATATCCGTCGCCGTCTCCGTACGACGAATGCAGCATGGACTCCAAATACAGCAGCGAGGACATGCAGGGACAGGACAGTCCGAACGAGAAGCACGATCCGGACCAACCGGAAAACCTATCAAGTAAGACATCATCGGTAACGGGACCCTTTTCGATACCGACCGGGCATCGCGTGCCCATTCCCTTCCTCCCCAACGCATCCCCACCAAGTAGCGCATCCTCAGGAAGCCTATCCATGTTCCACACATCAGGTCTGCCCGGATTGATCGACATGGACCCGACCAAAGACCCAATTATATACAATTCCCTCCTGCCTAGACCAGGAAGCAACGACAACTCGTGGGAAAGCTTGATAGAAGTAACGAAAACCTCGGAAACGAGCAAGCTTCAACAGTTAGTAGAcaacattgaacacaaattaacAGATCCCAATCAGTGCGTAATCTGCCAAAGGGTGTTATCTTGCAAGAGCGCGTTGCAAATGCACTACAGAACACACACAGGAGAGAGACCTTTCAGGTGTAGAATATGCGGCAGAGCTTTCACCACAAAAGGTAACCTGAAAACTCACATGGGCGTACATAGGATGAAACCGCCGATGAGAGTGTTGCATCAGTGTCCCGTGTGTCACAAAAAGTTCACGAACGCTCTTGTACTGCAACAACACATACGCTTACACACCGGAGAACCGACTGATCTCACTCCGGAGCAGATACAAGcggccgaaatcaaagacttgcCATCGGGACCGGTGCCTTTTTTATCTCAAGGGTTCCCGGCACCGATGCCGGGATTTCTGAACTTCCGAGAGTCGGACCAAGACTCCAAAGATGGAGATTTCAGTAACGACGAGTTCATGGAGCAGGACGACTACGACGAAGATTCGGGCCATTTAGACTTGGGGGAGTCTGGAGAGTCGACGATGCCTACATTTACGGCTTCGTTGGCTGCTTTGGAGAACCAAGTGAGGACGATCACGACGATGGCGTCACAGCATCCCCCCTCGAACGTGAGCACCTCTCCGGAGAGCTCGTACAGAGAGAGGGCCTCTCCCCAAGGGATAAGGACGCCGTCGTCGCCGAGtttgcagcagcagcagcagcaactaCAACAGCAACTACAACAGCAACTACAACAGCAGCAGCACCAACAACCGCCTGGGCAGCACCTGTCTCCGCTGGTTGGACTGTCGCTGTTGGGGGTGCCGGGGGCGAGATCCCCACTAGGCGGTGCAGTTTTCAACCCCCTAGGCCTGCCGCTGGGCCCCGCAG TGAGGGGTAACACGACGTGTAACATTTGCTACAAGACATTCGCTTGCCATTCCGCTCTCGAGATCCACTATCGCAGCCACACCAAAGAGAGGCCGTTCAAATGCACCGTCTGCGACAGAGGCTTCTCCACGAAG AGCAGTGGCGGCGGCTGCTTGTGCCAGGGGCGAAGCAGTGCCCAAAGACGCCCCTCCAAGCCGCAGTCAGCCACTGCTTTGAACCATTGGAGCCCGTTCTCATTCCCG GGCAACATGAAGCAGCACATGCTGACCCACAAGATTCGCGACGTGTCGTCCGAAGGGGGCGACTCGGAGCCCCCAGAGCCGCCGCCGAAGCGCGCGCCCCCTGACCCTGACCTGCCGCTGCCGAAGAGGCCATCCA ACGGCCCCCCGCTGGGAGCGCCGCACGCGCCTCCGCCCCTCGCTGCGGGCCCCCCGCCAGGTGCTCCGCCCCTCTCCACGAAGCACCTGTGCGGCGTCTGCCGCAAGAACTTCTCGTCCAGCTCGGCGTTGCAGATTCACATGCGCACCCACACCGGCGACAAACCGTTCCGGTGCTCCGTGTGCCAAAAAGCCTTCACCACCAAAGGCAACCTCAAG GTACATATGGGTACACACATGTGGTCGAACGGGGCGTCGCGACGCGGACGCCGCATGTCCCTGGAGCTTCCTCCGCGTCCACTTCCTCTCAGCCCCCAGGACTCGGACTTCCTGCAGCGACGTCCCGATCTCTTCTACCCGTATCTGCCGGCCCCATTCCTTAACGGCATGCAACAGAAG CTGAACGAAATATCTGTGATACAGCAGAGTGGCGGTCAGAACGGGTTGACCTCTCCTGGGGGCAAGTTCCCCGGCTTGCTTGGCTTTGGGCCGTTCCCACCGCCTCCACCTCCGCTGTCGCAGCCGGCTTCGCCCCTCAGCGACCGGCAGGCTTCGTCGCTGGGGTCTCCGCCCCCAGACCGGGACGGGGACGAGCGGAGGCGCGATCTGAACGAGAGGGACGCAGCCCTCCTGGACGAGAGGCGGCGTGAGCTCGCCGAGAGGGACGCCGCCCTCATGGAGTTGGCTGAAAGGGGCCGCCCTCCTTGGGAGTTGCACTATGAGCGTAACAAGAGTACTGAAGGTGGCGAGCGCATGGGAGGCTCCCCCGGAGGGCCTTTGCCCCTCTTGGGGGCGCCGCCGCGAGGAGAGGGACTCGCCGCGTGA